One Vicia villosa cultivar HV-30 ecotype Madison, WI linkage group LG5, Vvil1.0, whole genome shotgun sequence genomic window, TGACAGCTATAGTGGCAAGGCATGCATGCCTGCCTAGACCACTTGTTGCCTTTGCTGCCCCTCTAAGTTAAGCAAACCTACGCTTTAATTACTTCTAGTTTTCCACATAAAGAGGAACCGAGATACAAGTGTTTTCATTTGACACATTACTATTATGCATAGCCATTTTATAGGGAGCCTCGGTTATTCTTTATGAGTAATTGATACAGAACTATAgtctatttattattttttttttaaataaatttttgtcccatgttttttttaatagagtGGTCTCCTTCTTTCCGTACCGACTAATTCACCCGAGAGTATTTTTGCCCCACGTAGACTCCGAAAGTTGATCCTAAACTCCTTCGAACTTAAGACCTTAAGGAGAACAAACTTTTGAGACCCAAACATCCTCCCACTAGGCCAACCCTCTCGGGTTATTTTTGCCCCATGTGTATTTAAATTTCtccattatttatatataaatttcctGAACTCGACTCAAAGTATTTAGATGTATCTCTCaatattcttaaatatttttaaagattgTCGAAATTTCAAGAACTAAGAAATTCCAATGGCTCTATAAATTTATCAAGAATTTTTAACTACTCTTTTTGTCTTGAGTTCTAAAACTTTAAATAGAATGTAAAATCTAACAAAGTTAAAACATAactcattaatttttttaataattttttgtaaatattttatattctttttatattaattttaaatattataaatatcgtataatatcttttaaattaattaaactatcttataaattttttttaatctaagaACATCTCTAAGTACTTTAGAGTATCTGTTTATATCTTAAAGATTTGGAAATCAAAATGATTAAACCTAATACTTGTAAATTGTCCAAACCGGACCCCCGCCCATCGGACCTGCTTTTACAACTCTGACAACTTCCATTAACATTCATGATATTTTTTGACTTTGGAATTTCGCCATTCTTAAAACATGTTATCTTTATATTTATGACTTAAATATTTTAAGTCatacttttatataaataaaaaagtatttGTATACACTTTATTCTATTCAGAATCAAAATTGGATGTAATCGGTTGAAGAAGATTCTCAAAAGACTATTGTTGATCTCCGATACGGAGTGGACCTGTAAGGTTAACACTCAGCACCCAAATCATTTTAAGATTCAAGATGCGTGTAATGAAAAGTGGGAATCGGAAGAATGTACCGTACTTTTTGTGTGAATAGGTTTTATACCATAGATCAGATAGATTGAATTTGAGTTGAAGTGGACCTTAGCCATTTGGACCTCTGGGCGGTCCAGAACATACTTTAAATATGTACAATTTCTTACATTATCCATCAAtcataagttaaaaatatttggagttaaacatatatatatatatatatatatatatatatatatatatatatatatatatatatatatatatatatatatatatatatatatatatgtgtgtgtgtgtgtgtgagtgtgtgagtgtgtgtgtgtgtgtgtgtgtgtgtgtgtgtgtgtgtctgtaCATATAAAGGTCAATCAAAGGCCTAATGCGGGCAAAACCTAAATATTCAATCCAATCATTTAAAGCCcaattaaaattatccaatatatAATCAAGACATACGAGATTCAAGGTGCACTTTCAAGATCTCATAattttactttattcattttggactctataaatttttatttttgaaattttggtatCTGACCATGAGACTGACTTATCCAAGGGGACAATCCCATCATCCATTTGTGGTGCTCCATTTAAAACTAGAGCAAAGATTTGTACGAACTTGACCTAACATGTGGATTTGTTGCACCTATCATAATTTAAACttgagaccttgagaggagcacactctcaaaaCCTAAGCATTCAACTTTATGCCAATCTCTAGGGGTTAAAATGGATTATCTTATTTTGATTGTGTAACTCACTTTGTCGTTAGAGTGCTAACCTTGCTGGTACACCCACGCGCCATTTTATCAGAGATCAACACCACTGCTTCGAGAAGTCAAACATCATCAATCAACATTAATTTTGGTTTCCGTGCAGAACATTAGCTCCGTCTGTggaaatcaaaattaaattcccgAGAAATTCCATGAATGAATCCCATTAGATCTAAAATTAGATCACAATGGATTTGTATCTTGAAGAAAAAAATGTCCCTATACCTTGTGCAAGTGAATTCTTCTTCTACAACTTCATGATACAAATATCAATTCAGATGATTGTATTTAGGAGGTTCGAGTTTTCTAATTTTACCAAGTCAAATTATAAAGGGTTAGAGAAAATTTGGGATGTTGATCTTGATTATTGGagttattttgaaattttgggtAAGTTAAATGAGATAGGTTATCCAACAGTAGATAAGCTTTGGTATTACGTTGAAATGAGTGTTCATGACATTATTTTGTTGGAAGATGACAAGAGAACTAAGAGGATGAAAATAAGTGTAGTGATAACTAGGACATGCCATTTACATGTTACTCATCCTACTGTGTTTGAAGATGTTATGGATGAAGGTGTCAACTTGAATCAGGTCCCCACTATGGATGAAGGTGTCAACTTAAAAAGAGGTCCCCACCACAACTTGGATAAGGGGACAACTTAACTATGATATAGATTTCATTTTAGTCCCTCTTCATTTTATATGTTACTAATGTTAGTGCATTGTCTATTTGTAGACATTTGTACAACAATTTCAGGAAGAAGTTTCCAGGGCTCAAATTAAAGGAACTAACGTGGAAGACTGCAATTTCTAGTTATGTAAATGCTTGGGAAAAGGTTATGCTTGGAATTAAGGAGGTTAATGAAGAGGTTTTCAAGCACTTGATAAAGATTCCACCAAGGTATTGGAGCAAATCAAGGTTCAACACACATACAAGATGTGACACTTAAGTGAAAAACATGTCAGAGGCATTCCATTCAGTGTTTGTGAGTGCAAGAGCCAATCCTATTGTTAGTATGCTTGAAGAAATAAGAGTTTATCTTATTCTTAGGTGGGAGTCAAATAGGCAAAAGATTTCCAATTATGAAGGTTTCATTTTTCCCAATATCATGAAGAGGTTAGCAAAGGAGTCTCAAAAAACAAACCACTAAATTTTTAGGTAAATGTTATTCATTGTAACTTATGTACTAATTTAAGTGACTGATGTGTGACTGAATTGTGATTTCAACATGTTATACAAGCGTACAGGTGAACATGACTATGAGGCTAGGCATATAACATATAATGGAGGAAAGTACACAGTCAATATGTCAAAAAGTGAATGTTCTTGTAGGATATGGATGTTGACATGTTTGCCTTGCTGTCATGCTATTTCATGCATGAAGGATCAGCAATTAGACATTGATTCATTTGTGTCTAAATGTTTTTAAAAAGAGTGTTATGAGTCGTGTTATGCACCTGTTTTGTATCCAGAGTTTGTTGATCTGTAGTCACCACCAATTAAAAGGTAACATAGTAGACCCAAGAAAAAGAGAAACATGGGGACTAGAGTGATGGTGAAACATGATTCCTAACTGAAGAGAGAAATATTTAAAACCAAATGCAGTAGGTACCATAAAGATGGTCACAACAAGGATACATACAAGCTACTAATGCCACAAGCAACCTCAAATCAGTCAGGACCAGAACAAGCAGCTCCGACTCAGTTAGGACCACCACAAGGGGCATCACCAGCTCAAGCACCCTAAACTCAACCTCTTTGTAAGAAAAATATACTTAAAAAGGTACCAAAAATAGTTTTAAGTCAGCCGTAACTTTATTAGAGATTTATGTTTCAAGTAGTAATGTCAATTTGATGTAATGCCAcaatatgtgtttgtttgatgTAATTATCTCTTTGAGTTTGACACCAAAACtttgttattttattgtattacTAATTGTCATTTTGAGGTATTAACAATTTCCATTTTGATGTATTAGCATTCCTGTTTAAGGCCAATTACAATGAATGAAATTCTAAGATGTCATTTTGATGAAATTCTGTCTCATATGAAATAAGGGCCTGATATGAAATAAGGGTCCATTAACTTAATTAATGGTATCAGTTTAGTCCCTAAAGTTCGTTAATTGTATTAATGTAACCCTTATTCAAATATTATCAAGTTTCATTATAGGCTCATTGTTTGTGTTTAATGTGTCTACTTTTATAGATGGGTGTTTTAGGTCTTTTTTTATACCAGAAAAAACTCAATTTACATAATAAACTCAATTCACGAAAAATACTCAAAACATTcaaacataaaattaatttatacatAGATTTCCAAAGGAACACAAATTACATTGAAAAACTAAGGCCATTTAAAATACAATGTCAAAATTACAAGATTCAACCTTATACTCAACATTCCAAAATTCATTGACATTTTCAACCATCTTCTTGTGTTGACAACGTCATCCTTCAATTTTAAATTTTCCTTCTTCTGCCTTTCAATCTTCAAATCCCTTTCATGAGTAATTTCTTCACCTAACCACTTAAGAAATTACACCCCTTTTTCATATGATTTATGTAATTCCTACAACCTCATAACTTTTTCTCAAAGTTAACATTATTCATATCATTGACCATACAAATAACACGTTCATCTTCAAAAAAGCACTCCCTCCTCAAGCTTCTTCGATTTACATATCcttagtttttgttgtttgacATTGAATCATTGCTTGCACTCTTTGACATTGGGATAAACGAAGATAAAGCTCTAAGAAGATGGCCAACGTTAATTTGAGAATAAGTAGAAATCTTACTTTATAGTATAAATGTTGAGTCACATTTCAAATCTTCAGCATTGTTGTCTATCCACGTCACTATAACTTAATGTGTTTTGCCATAATTTGACCGAAGGGACCAAATGTAATAATAAAAGGGAAGTTAACAGACtaacttataatattttttagttaGGGGACTAAAGCGAAACACTAAATTAAGTTATGTAACTTGAAAactaaaaatgacatattttttatGCCTTAGTAAATATTATAGTATCTAAATggaattttatattttctttcatGATTAACATTTTAAATGTGGATGACTGTTAAATAATGATCCAATTATTTTATCCACAAGTCTACGCTTACTCAAGAGCATAAACCATGATTAAATACACTCtccttttctttttaaaaaacgaAACATAAGCATCATTTTGCCAATATATTTAGGGGTGTAAGCGGatcaaaaaaatccaattaaaccgaCAATCCAAACCCAACCAAACCGAAATTAAACCGATTATTATTGGTTTGGttcaaaaaccgaaccaaaccaataaaaaccgatgtggtttggttcggttctcggatttagtttttaggaaccgccaatccgatgaaccgaaccaatggaaataatgacgctctaaatattttattctacCCATCATTAAACTCAAATTTTTTATCGGTCCAACCATTATCCATTTTTGTTTACACTTCCTTCCTTTAAGCAAAACACGCATCTGGAATCAAACTCTAAAGCATAGACAATAGAAATCATAAGTCACAAAAGTTATGCTTTCACAGAACTGCTGCTCTTGCTGCCCACAACTATTGTTCCTTTCACTACCATCATTATGATATGTTATGGTCGTCTTCTTCGTATTCAAGTtctctttgttaattttcatatattttgtaccttttttttcttctttttcttcatcaaaactcatttagatcttgttacaaaataattttgatgtgtgtttgaggtgtgaaacatgttaatgaaTGTGTGTTTTGTTATATTCTATATGTTAAGCTTTGAAATCCCTTTCCAACTTTCTGATACTAagtgttaacttttatatttgataggaaacttatttcatgatgcaaAGGAAATCATATCACTATTTCGTATGGAATAAGAGtaacttgtaatttgtttgaacaaatatagcatgaaacatattattttaaaaaataatagtataaaatacaccaaaaaatacgataatggagaatatacagatgaatataatgtttaaaaaataatagtataaaatacaccaaaaaacacgataatggagaatatacggatgaatataatattttaaaaaataaacattgtaaaccgatcaaccaaaccaaaccaaaccgaaccaaaccggttagtttggttcggttccatttttgaaaaatgttgaaaaccgaaccaaaccaaaccgatggaaatatcattggttcggaccttttttcaaccaaaaaccggtccaaaccgatccgattacacccctaAATATATTTGGCTCATTTCATTTGATTGAGCCTGCCGTATAAATAGGAAATATGTATGtaacaataattataattataattaaaaaatcactCCAATAGTTACGCGTAGAtaacaataattataattaaataaattttaaatattttaattattaaatttaacataaaaaataatttgaattaaaatatatttataatgaatAGTCCTTGAGAGTTTGGAAATTGTTTTTGGTTCCGGGCACCATCGAACTCGAGATCCCAAAAAGAGCAAACCCTTAAAATTCGAACTCTCTTTCGCTGAGCCAACACTCTCaggttaaatttatttatattaaatttagtctGTGCAATATGTAAAATAATTTATTGGTCCTAAACCTTAATTGAGCAATGTAGATTGTGTGACTCAATAAATTCATGTCGAAGGAGGCATGGACCAACCACTTTCTAAGCCAAGAAGACATTATAAAAAGCCAAGGAACCACCCACAACTTCTCACTCAAAAGCTACACActtttctccttccaaattttttACACAAACCCAAAAAACAAAACATGAGTCCCTTTAACTTGTCCTTCCTCTTTCTCATTTCCTTAACACTTCTCTCTACAACAACCTCTCAAGAAAGATCACCTCATGGACTTGTATACGAAAGCCCTATAGCTTTTCCACCATCAGCATATCTCTTCTTTCACCCCAATGCACGTACGCCAGACACCAAAAACTCTTGTATTACATCCAAATGTTCACCACTACCTATGGCAGCAGCTATTGTAGAAGCCGATCGGAAATACGAAAACAAAGCGTCACAAAATGGTGCGAAACAAATTGGAGCTGGTGTTGTTGGTGGCATTATCTTTGCTTTTGCGTTTGTTGTTGTTTTAGTTTTTGGAGTTTACTATGTTAAGGTCGTTCGTCAAGCTAACATGAGTAGAAACATTAGTAATGTTCAGTCTCATGCTTAATGTAGGTTCAATAATTATGTTGAAAACTTTTCCTTTTAACCTTATGAGTGTGTGTCATTTATATGTGTCAGCTATGATATTTCCAGTGTTTCTTATATAAATTAAGCATTAGAATAGATATTATCAAAATTTTTGAGAATGTAATTtcgaaatagaaaaaaaaatgtttggaggatttgaagaaaatgagtgaAAAGAGCTTGAGAGCTTAAAAGAAAGAGAGTGAGATTCATAAGAAATCAAGTAACTACAAAAGAATACAATAACTCTATTTATTAGAGCAATTTAGAATTTAATAAACTATCAAATTAATTGATCAAGTAACTAATCTTATAAATTATCAACTGAGTTTTATTCTTCTAATTATTGCTTTTTAACGGTCTCCTTCAAACTCAAGATAAgagaattttttaatttttaaatttcaaatctaAATCCAATTATCCAAACACAAATCAATGACAAAacctagaagaagaagaaaaaagacgGCTCAATGCATTCTTAGTGGTGCTCACACACCtaattaaaaaatcataaatgCTATCAAAGACGGAGATCCACTTTCGGACGCACTCAAAAATTTACACCACAACACTTCGGAAGTAAGTCACCATCATTTTGCCATACATTATTACGGAAGTGTATCTCCGTAAAAACCTACGAAGTATACTTTCAGACGCGTTTAGGGTCATCTTATTGTGTCAGACATTTCCCCTTCCTCATTTTTATGAAATCTTACTCTGAACACAGACAAAAAAGCTCGTGAGAAACCtcattttcatcatttttcaACATTTCTCACAACTTTTACTGCATTGCATTTAATCCAAGAGTTTTCTCAATATCTACTCCACTTCATTAAATCCAAGAGTTCTACTTCTCGCATTTGGTAAGCTTTTCCACTTTCTTCCTTTTTTGATTTGTAATGCATGCATTACTTAAATAGGTTGTTTAAGGTACACTATGATGTACTTACACTCATAATACATAGTTTAGTGAGACATTATGATGTACTTACACTCATAATACATAGTTTATTGAGGCATGCATtgacttttttttaatgtttgagCATAGGGTATGTTGGGTGTATGCATTTTCTGTCATTTCTAAGTTTCATGTTCTATGGAAGtgcacttcatttttttttaatttaatttttctgaGTTATGGAAGTGCAATTCTGTATTTTGTATGCATCTTCTtagtttgtttgtttttcatgTTTGTCATAAGAGTTTGAATTATTTGATATGATAGAACTTTTCTAGTTTAGTTATAGGTAAAATAGCTTACACCCAAGATAGATTGAGACACATTAGAGTGTCCTAACTTGCATTTATTTGCAAGAAAAGAGCTAGACCCTTGCGACCACCAATTGTTGTCAGTTCATTTGATGCGGAAGCACCGTCTTTTGAAGTTCAGTTGTCTTCTACTTCGTCTTCTCATAGGCACGTGTCGCCTATTGTTGGCTTAGAAGTCCCGCAAGTCCATTTTGATGCACAtactgttgttgttgtcgttCCTCATGTAGTTTCTTATGGTTCTTCAGGAGGCCCCCATGATTCTTCACTACCTCCTTTGTATGAAAATCATGATGTTATGCACATATGGGATGGAgagataaattatatatatatatatatatatatatatatatatatatatatatatatatatattcttttaaatTTCTCTATTATAATATTTGAACTTTTTGAGGATGATGTAATTTTTTACAATACCGCGAGACTttaaaatacatcaatcatgGCAGGAAGATTACAAAGCTGCAATAGCCTAAAGAGCAATGGTTTCGTGATGTCATGCACCAATCTAGGCTACAGTATATATGCATGACTATCTATATTGTTATTAACCAAGTATGTTGTTAATTTTTATGAAGACATGGCTCTCAGAGACGTCATCTTTTTTATCTTCTGACTGATGGCATATCCGTCACACTTTATGATGGGTCATCTCTCTATTTCGAATAGTAGAAGATTATTAAATGTTTTCATAATTTGATGGCCAATTAATTCTAGTGTTTCTTATataaattaatcattaaaaaagaaattatcaaAGTTTTCTAGAATGCATTTTCATAATGGAAAGAAGAATGTTAGGaggatttgaagaaaatgagtgaAAAGATGAATCTTTTACCTCTCTAACcaagttttctttcaaaaatacaaaaataattaggtttcTAGCAAAAATCTCAAAGTACCCAACTTACAAACAAAAAAGAGTGTCGTCAAAGCAGTTGGCGTCTCTTC contains:
- the LOC131606934 gene encoding uncharacterized protein LOC131606934, giving the protein MSPFNLSFLFLISLTLLSTTTSQERSPHGLVYESPIAFPPSAYLFFHPNARTPDTKNSCITSKCSPLPMAAAIVEADRKYENKASQNGAKQIGAGVVGGIIFAFAFVVVLVFGVYYVKVVRQANMSRNISNVQSHA